Proteins encoded by one window of Salmo trutta chromosome 17, fSalTru1.1, whole genome shotgun sequence:
- the LOC115152399 gene encoding nuclear receptor subfamily 2 group C member 1-A isoform X1 has product MDGQTQRIQLVSADGGMMGHRIQIVTDQSTGQKIQIVTALEQGSGGKQQFILANADYSTAGKVILAKQEASSPGKVNLAAPDGSGVNQLLFASPDLAGQQIQFVTEGSDQALSKPVVEYCVVCGDKASGRHYGAVSCEGCKGFFKRSIRKNLVYTCRGSGECVINKHHRNRCQYCRLQRCMILGMKQDSVQCERKPVEVSREKSINCAASTEKIYIRKNLCSPLAATPTFVTDKETARYYKETARSTSLLESSMLLNIQQPFPKLENTILLPTSPESNDPCQGDLSTLANVVTSLAHLNKAREMNDITDVNDLMGVDDTLSNGDGSMTDLQGDEQTASDITRAFDTLAKALNPGDGSAGDSLEATLQLMSGDQSGPVVELEGPLLSDSHVPFKLMMPLPMPEYLNVNYICESASRLLFLSMHWARSIPAFQALGGLDNDINLMKACWNELFALGLAQCANVMNVATILAAIINHLQTSLQEGTGEKLSPERVKLVMEHIWRMQEFCNSMAKLSPDSYEYAYLKAIVLFSPDHPGIDNTLQIERFQEKAYMELQDYVTRTYPEDSYRISKLLLRLPALRLMSAAVTEELFFAGLIGNVQIDSIIPYILKMESTDYNSQVATGV; this is encoded by the exons ATGGACGGACAGACTCAGAGGATTCAGCTGGTGTCAGCTGATGGTGGCATGATGGGACACCGTATCCAG ATTGTGACAGACCAGTCCACGGGCCAGAAGATCCAGATCGTCACTGCATTGGAGCAGGGTTCTGGTGGGAAGCAGCAGTTTATCCTGGCTAACGCAGACTACTCCACGGCAGGCAAGGTAATCCTAGCCAAACAAGAGGCCTCGTCCCCTGGCAAGGTGAATCTGGCGGCCCCAGACGGTTCAGGGGTCAACCAGCTGCTGTTTGCCTCCCCTGACCTGGCTGGCCAGCAGATCCAG TTTGTGACGGAAGGGTCAGACCAGGCCCTTTCCAAGCCCGTGGTGGAGTACTGTGTGGTGTGTGGAGACAAGGCCTCAG GTCGTCACTATGGGGCAGTGAGCTGTGAGGGCTGTAAGGGTTTCTTCAAGCGCAGCATCAGGAAGAACCTGGTTTATACATGCAGGGGGTCCGGAGAGTGTGTCATCAACAAGCACCACAGGAACCGCTGCCAGTACTGCAGACTTCAGCGCTGCATGATCCTGGGAATGAAACAGGACT ccgTTCAGTGTGAGAGGAAGCCGGTGGAGGTATCCAGAGAGAAGTCTATCAATTGTGCTGCGTCTACGGAGAAGATCTACATCAGGAAGAACCTGTGTAGTCCTCTGGCTGCCACGCCCACCTTCGTCACCGACAAGGAAACCGCCAGGTACTACAAGGAGACAGCCAG ATCAACTAGTTTGCTGGAGTCGAGCATGCTCCTCAACATCCAGCAGCCATTCCCCAAGCTGGAGAACACCATCCTGCTCCCGACATCCCCTGAATCG AATGACCCATGTCAGGGTGACCTGAGCACGCTGGCCAACGTGGTGACATCACTGGCTCACCTGAACAAGGCCCGGGAGATGAACGACATTACAGACGTCAATGACCTAATGGGTGTGGATGACACCCTTAGCAACGGAGACGGCTCAATGACGGATCTCCAAGGAGACGAACAGACCGCCAGTGACATTACGCG AGCGTTTGACACCCTGGCTAAGGCCTTGAATCCTGGTGATGGCTCAGCGGGAGACTCTCTGGAGGCCACGTTGCAGTTGATGTCAGGGGACCAGTCGGGCCCTGTGGTGGAGCTGGAGGGGCCCCTTCTCTCAGACAGCCATGTCCCTTTCAAG TTGATGATGCCTTTGCCCATGCCTGAGTACCTAAACGTGAACTACATCTGTGAGTCGGCCTCAAGGCTCCTCTTCCTGTCCATGCACTGGGCGCGCTCCATACCTGCCTTCCAAGCCTTGGG TGGTCTCGATAATGACATTAACCTGATGAAGGCTTGTTGGAACGAGCTGTTTGCTCTGGGCCTGGCTCAGTGCGCCAACGTTATGAATGTCGCCACCATCCTGGCTGCCATCATCAACCACCTGCAAACCAGCCTACAAGAAGGTACAGGAG AGAAGCTGTCCCCAGAGCGAGTGAAGCTGGTGATGGAACACATCTGGAGAATGCAGGAGTTCTGTAACAGCATGGCCAAACTGTCCCCTGACTCGTATGAATACGCCTACCTCAAAGCCATCGTCCTCTTTAGCCCTG ACCACCCAGGCATTGACAACACCTTACAGATCGAGCGGTTCCAGGAGAAGGCTTACATGGAGCTACAGGACTATGTTACCAGGACCTACCCAGAAGACTCCTATCG GATATCCAAGCTGCTGCTGCGTCTCCCAGCCCTGCGGCTGATGAGTGCAGCGGTGACAGAGGAGCTGTTCTTCGCTGGCCTCATCGGCAACGTGCAGATAGACAGCATCATCCCTTACATCCTCAAGATGGAGTCCACCGACTACAACAGCCAGGTGGCCACTGGAGTCTGA
- the LOC115152399 gene encoding nuclear receptor subfamily 2 group C member 1-A isoform X3, which produces MDGQTQRIQLVSADGGMMGHRIQIVTDQSTGQKIQIVTALEQGSGGKQQFILANADYSTAGKVILAKQEASSPGKVNLAAPDGSGVNQLLFASPDLAGQQIQFVTEGSDQALSKPVVEYCVVCGDKASGRHYGAVSCEGCKGFFKRSIRKNLVYTCRGSGECVINKHHRNRCQYCRLQRCMILGMKQDSVQCERKPVEVSREKSINCAASTEKIYIRKNLCSPLAATPTFVTDKETARSTSLLESSMLLNIQQPFPKLENTILLPTSPESNDPCQGDLSTLANVVTSLAHLNKAREMNDITDVNDLMGVDDTLSNGDGSMTDLQGDEQTASDITRAFDTLAKALNPGDGSAGDSLEATLQLMSGDQSGPVVELEGPLLSDSHVPFKLMMPLPMPEYLNVNYICESASRLLFLSMHWARSIPAFQALGGLDNDINLMKACWNELFALGLAQCANVMNVATILAAIINHLQTSLQEGTGEKLSPERVKLVMEHIWRMQEFCNSMAKLSPDSYEYAYLKAIVLFSPDHPGIDNTLQIERFQEKAYMELQDYVTRTYPEDSYRISKLLLRLPALRLMSAAVTEELFFAGLIGNVQIDSIIPYILKMESTDYNSQVATGV; this is translated from the exons ATGGACGGACAGACTCAGAGGATTCAGCTGGTGTCAGCTGATGGTGGCATGATGGGACACCGTATCCAG ATTGTGACAGACCAGTCCACGGGCCAGAAGATCCAGATCGTCACTGCATTGGAGCAGGGTTCTGGTGGGAAGCAGCAGTTTATCCTGGCTAACGCAGACTACTCCACGGCAGGCAAGGTAATCCTAGCCAAACAAGAGGCCTCGTCCCCTGGCAAGGTGAATCTGGCGGCCCCAGACGGTTCAGGGGTCAACCAGCTGCTGTTTGCCTCCCCTGACCTGGCTGGCCAGCAGATCCAG TTTGTGACGGAAGGGTCAGACCAGGCCCTTTCCAAGCCCGTGGTGGAGTACTGTGTGGTGTGTGGAGACAAGGCCTCAG GTCGTCACTATGGGGCAGTGAGCTGTGAGGGCTGTAAGGGTTTCTTCAAGCGCAGCATCAGGAAGAACCTGGTTTATACATGCAGGGGGTCCGGAGAGTGTGTCATCAACAAGCACCACAGGAACCGCTGCCAGTACTGCAGACTTCAGCGCTGCATGATCCTGGGAATGAAACAGGACT ccgTTCAGTGTGAGAGGAAGCCGGTGGAGGTATCCAGAGAGAAGTCTATCAATTGTGCTGCGTCTACGGAGAAGATCTACATCAGGAAGAACCTGTGTAGTCCTCTGGCTGCCACGCCCACCTTCGTCACCGACAAGGAAACCGCCAG ATCAACTAGTTTGCTGGAGTCGAGCATGCTCCTCAACATCCAGCAGCCATTCCCCAAGCTGGAGAACACCATCCTGCTCCCGACATCCCCTGAATCG AATGACCCATGTCAGGGTGACCTGAGCACGCTGGCCAACGTGGTGACATCACTGGCTCACCTGAACAAGGCCCGGGAGATGAACGACATTACAGACGTCAATGACCTAATGGGTGTGGATGACACCCTTAGCAACGGAGACGGCTCAATGACGGATCTCCAAGGAGACGAACAGACCGCCAGTGACATTACGCG AGCGTTTGACACCCTGGCTAAGGCCTTGAATCCTGGTGATGGCTCAGCGGGAGACTCTCTGGAGGCCACGTTGCAGTTGATGTCAGGGGACCAGTCGGGCCCTGTGGTGGAGCTGGAGGGGCCCCTTCTCTCAGACAGCCATGTCCCTTTCAAG TTGATGATGCCTTTGCCCATGCCTGAGTACCTAAACGTGAACTACATCTGTGAGTCGGCCTCAAGGCTCCTCTTCCTGTCCATGCACTGGGCGCGCTCCATACCTGCCTTCCAAGCCTTGGG TGGTCTCGATAATGACATTAACCTGATGAAGGCTTGTTGGAACGAGCTGTTTGCTCTGGGCCTGGCTCAGTGCGCCAACGTTATGAATGTCGCCACCATCCTGGCTGCCATCATCAACCACCTGCAAACCAGCCTACAAGAAGGTACAGGAG AGAAGCTGTCCCCAGAGCGAGTGAAGCTGGTGATGGAACACATCTGGAGAATGCAGGAGTTCTGTAACAGCATGGCCAAACTGTCCCCTGACTCGTATGAATACGCCTACCTCAAAGCCATCGTCCTCTTTAGCCCTG ACCACCCAGGCATTGACAACACCTTACAGATCGAGCGGTTCCAGGAGAAGGCTTACATGGAGCTACAGGACTATGTTACCAGGACCTACCCAGAAGACTCCTATCG GATATCCAAGCTGCTGCTGCGTCTCCCAGCCCTGCGGCTGATGAGTGCAGCGGTGACAGAGGAGCTGTTCTTCGCTGGCCTCATCGGCAACGTGCAGATAGACAGCATCATCCCTTACATCCTCAAGATGGAGTCCACCGACTACAACAGCCAGGTGGCCACTGGAGTCTGA
- the LOC115152399 gene encoding nuclear receptor subfamily 2 group C member 1-A isoform X4 gives MDGQTQRIQLVSADGGMMGHRIQIVTDQSTGQKIQIVTALEQGSGGKQQFILANADYSTAGKVILAKQEASSPGKVNLAAPDGSGVNQLLFASPDLAGQQIQFVTEGSDQALSKPVVEYCVVCGDKASGRHYGAVSCEGCKGFFKRSIRKNLVYTCRGSGECVINKHHRNRCQYCRLQRCMILGMKQDSVQCERKPVEVSREKSINCAASTEKIYIRKNLCSPLAATPTFVTDKETARSTSLLESSMLLNIQQPFPKLENTILLPTSPESNDPCQGDLSTLANVVTSLAHLNKAREMNDITDVNDLMGVDDTLSNGDGSMTDLQGDEQTASDITRAFDTLAKALNPGDGSAGDSLEATLQLMSGDQSGPVVELEGPLLSDSHVPFKLMMPLPMPEYLNVNYICESASRLLFLSMHWARSIPAFQALGGLDNDINLMKACWNELFALGLAQCANVMNVATILAAIINHLQTSLQEEKLSPERVKLVMEHIWRMQEFCNSMAKLSPDSYEYAYLKAIVLFSPDHPGIDNTLQIERFQEKAYMELQDYVTRTYPEDSYRISKLLLRLPALRLMSAAVTEELFFAGLIGNVQIDSIIPYILKMESTDYNSQVATGV, from the exons ATGGACGGACAGACTCAGAGGATTCAGCTGGTGTCAGCTGATGGTGGCATGATGGGACACCGTATCCAG ATTGTGACAGACCAGTCCACGGGCCAGAAGATCCAGATCGTCACTGCATTGGAGCAGGGTTCTGGTGGGAAGCAGCAGTTTATCCTGGCTAACGCAGACTACTCCACGGCAGGCAAGGTAATCCTAGCCAAACAAGAGGCCTCGTCCCCTGGCAAGGTGAATCTGGCGGCCCCAGACGGTTCAGGGGTCAACCAGCTGCTGTTTGCCTCCCCTGACCTGGCTGGCCAGCAGATCCAG TTTGTGACGGAAGGGTCAGACCAGGCCCTTTCCAAGCCCGTGGTGGAGTACTGTGTGGTGTGTGGAGACAAGGCCTCAG GTCGTCACTATGGGGCAGTGAGCTGTGAGGGCTGTAAGGGTTTCTTCAAGCGCAGCATCAGGAAGAACCTGGTTTATACATGCAGGGGGTCCGGAGAGTGTGTCATCAACAAGCACCACAGGAACCGCTGCCAGTACTGCAGACTTCAGCGCTGCATGATCCTGGGAATGAAACAGGACT ccgTTCAGTGTGAGAGGAAGCCGGTGGAGGTATCCAGAGAGAAGTCTATCAATTGTGCTGCGTCTACGGAGAAGATCTACATCAGGAAGAACCTGTGTAGTCCTCTGGCTGCCACGCCCACCTTCGTCACCGACAAGGAAACCGCCAG ATCAACTAGTTTGCTGGAGTCGAGCATGCTCCTCAACATCCAGCAGCCATTCCCCAAGCTGGAGAACACCATCCTGCTCCCGACATCCCCTGAATCG AATGACCCATGTCAGGGTGACCTGAGCACGCTGGCCAACGTGGTGACATCACTGGCTCACCTGAACAAGGCCCGGGAGATGAACGACATTACAGACGTCAATGACCTAATGGGTGTGGATGACACCCTTAGCAACGGAGACGGCTCAATGACGGATCTCCAAGGAGACGAACAGACCGCCAGTGACATTACGCG AGCGTTTGACACCCTGGCTAAGGCCTTGAATCCTGGTGATGGCTCAGCGGGAGACTCTCTGGAGGCCACGTTGCAGTTGATGTCAGGGGACCAGTCGGGCCCTGTGGTGGAGCTGGAGGGGCCCCTTCTCTCAGACAGCCATGTCCCTTTCAAG TTGATGATGCCTTTGCCCATGCCTGAGTACCTAAACGTGAACTACATCTGTGAGTCGGCCTCAAGGCTCCTCTTCCTGTCCATGCACTGGGCGCGCTCCATACCTGCCTTCCAAGCCTTGGG TGGTCTCGATAATGACATTAACCTGATGAAGGCTTGTTGGAACGAGCTGTTTGCTCTGGGCCTGGCTCAGTGCGCCAACGTTATGAATGTCGCCACCATCCTGGCTGCCATCATCAACCACCTGCAAACCAGCCTACAAGAAG AGAAGCTGTCCCCAGAGCGAGTGAAGCTGGTGATGGAACACATCTGGAGAATGCAGGAGTTCTGTAACAGCATGGCCAAACTGTCCCCTGACTCGTATGAATACGCCTACCTCAAAGCCATCGTCCTCTTTAGCCCTG ACCACCCAGGCATTGACAACACCTTACAGATCGAGCGGTTCCAGGAGAAGGCTTACATGGAGCTACAGGACTATGTTACCAGGACCTACCCAGAAGACTCCTATCG GATATCCAAGCTGCTGCTGCGTCTCCCAGCCCTGCGGCTGATGAGTGCAGCGGTGACAGAGGAGCTGTTCTTCGCTGGCCTCATCGGCAACGTGCAGATAGACAGCATCATCCCTTACATCCTCAAGATGGAGTCCACCGACTACAACAGCCAGGTGGCCACTGGAGTCTGA
- the LOC115152399 gene encoding nuclear receptor subfamily 2 group C member 1-A isoform X2, with protein MDGQTQRIQLVSADGGMMGHRIQIVTDQSTGQKIQIVTALEQGSGGKQQFILANADYSTAGKVILAKQEASSPGKVNLAAPDGSGVNQLLFASPDLAGQQIQFVTEGSDQALSKPVVEYCVVCGDKASGRHYGAVSCEGCKGFFKRSIRKNLVYTCRGSGECVINKHHRNRCQYCRLQRCMILGMKQDSVQCERKPVEVSREKSINCAASTEKIYIRKNLCSPLAATPTFVTDKETARYYKETARSTSLLESSMLLNIQQPFPKLENTILLPTSPESNDPCQGDLSTLANVVTSLAHLNKAREMNDITDVNDLMGVDDTLSNGDGSMTDLQGDEQTASDITRAFDTLAKALNPGDGSAGDSLEATLQLMSGDQSGPVVELEGPLLSDSHVPFKLMMPLPMPEYLNVNYICESASRLLFLSMHWARSIPAFQALGGLDNDINLMKACWNELFALGLAQCANVMNVATILAAIINHLQTSLQEEKLSPERVKLVMEHIWRMQEFCNSMAKLSPDSYEYAYLKAIVLFSPDHPGIDNTLQIERFQEKAYMELQDYVTRTYPEDSYRISKLLLRLPALRLMSAAVTEELFFAGLIGNVQIDSIIPYILKMESTDYNSQVATGV; from the exons ATGGACGGACAGACTCAGAGGATTCAGCTGGTGTCAGCTGATGGTGGCATGATGGGACACCGTATCCAG ATTGTGACAGACCAGTCCACGGGCCAGAAGATCCAGATCGTCACTGCATTGGAGCAGGGTTCTGGTGGGAAGCAGCAGTTTATCCTGGCTAACGCAGACTACTCCACGGCAGGCAAGGTAATCCTAGCCAAACAAGAGGCCTCGTCCCCTGGCAAGGTGAATCTGGCGGCCCCAGACGGTTCAGGGGTCAACCAGCTGCTGTTTGCCTCCCCTGACCTGGCTGGCCAGCAGATCCAG TTTGTGACGGAAGGGTCAGACCAGGCCCTTTCCAAGCCCGTGGTGGAGTACTGTGTGGTGTGTGGAGACAAGGCCTCAG GTCGTCACTATGGGGCAGTGAGCTGTGAGGGCTGTAAGGGTTTCTTCAAGCGCAGCATCAGGAAGAACCTGGTTTATACATGCAGGGGGTCCGGAGAGTGTGTCATCAACAAGCACCACAGGAACCGCTGCCAGTACTGCAGACTTCAGCGCTGCATGATCCTGGGAATGAAACAGGACT ccgTTCAGTGTGAGAGGAAGCCGGTGGAGGTATCCAGAGAGAAGTCTATCAATTGTGCTGCGTCTACGGAGAAGATCTACATCAGGAAGAACCTGTGTAGTCCTCTGGCTGCCACGCCCACCTTCGTCACCGACAAGGAAACCGCCAGGTACTACAAGGAGACAGCCAG ATCAACTAGTTTGCTGGAGTCGAGCATGCTCCTCAACATCCAGCAGCCATTCCCCAAGCTGGAGAACACCATCCTGCTCCCGACATCCCCTGAATCG AATGACCCATGTCAGGGTGACCTGAGCACGCTGGCCAACGTGGTGACATCACTGGCTCACCTGAACAAGGCCCGGGAGATGAACGACATTACAGACGTCAATGACCTAATGGGTGTGGATGACACCCTTAGCAACGGAGACGGCTCAATGACGGATCTCCAAGGAGACGAACAGACCGCCAGTGACATTACGCG AGCGTTTGACACCCTGGCTAAGGCCTTGAATCCTGGTGATGGCTCAGCGGGAGACTCTCTGGAGGCCACGTTGCAGTTGATGTCAGGGGACCAGTCGGGCCCTGTGGTGGAGCTGGAGGGGCCCCTTCTCTCAGACAGCCATGTCCCTTTCAAG TTGATGATGCCTTTGCCCATGCCTGAGTACCTAAACGTGAACTACATCTGTGAGTCGGCCTCAAGGCTCCTCTTCCTGTCCATGCACTGGGCGCGCTCCATACCTGCCTTCCAAGCCTTGGG TGGTCTCGATAATGACATTAACCTGATGAAGGCTTGTTGGAACGAGCTGTTTGCTCTGGGCCTGGCTCAGTGCGCCAACGTTATGAATGTCGCCACCATCCTGGCTGCCATCATCAACCACCTGCAAACCAGCCTACAAGAAG AGAAGCTGTCCCCAGAGCGAGTGAAGCTGGTGATGGAACACATCTGGAGAATGCAGGAGTTCTGTAACAGCATGGCCAAACTGTCCCCTGACTCGTATGAATACGCCTACCTCAAAGCCATCGTCCTCTTTAGCCCTG ACCACCCAGGCATTGACAACACCTTACAGATCGAGCGGTTCCAGGAGAAGGCTTACATGGAGCTACAGGACTATGTTACCAGGACCTACCCAGAAGACTCCTATCG GATATCCAAGCTGCTGCTGCGTCTCCCAGCCCTGCGGCTGATGAGTGCAGCGGTGACAGAGGAGCTGTTCTTCGCTGGCCTCATCGGCAACGTGCAGATAGACAGCATCATCCCTTACATCCTCAAGATGGAGTCCACCGACTACAACAGCCAGGTGGCCACTGGAGTCTGA
- the LOC115152399 gene encoding nuclear receptor subfamily 2 group C member 1 isoform X5: MDGQTQRIQLVSADGGMMGHRIQIVTDQSTGQKIQIVTALEQGSGGKQQFILANADYSTAGKYFQFVTEGSDQALSKPVVEYCVVCGDKASGRHYGAVSCEGCKGFFKRSIRKNLVYTCRGSGECVINKHHRNRCQYCRLQRCMILGMKQDSVQCERKPVEVSREKSINCAASTEKIYIRKNLCSPLAATPTFVTDKETARYYKETARSTSLLESSMLLNIQQPFPKLENTILLPTSPESNDPCQGDLSTLANVVTSLAHLNKAREMNDITDVNDLMGVDDTLSNGDGSMTDLQGDEQTASDITRAFDTLAKALNPGDGSAGDSLEATLQLMSGDQSGPVVELEGPLLSDSHVPFKLMMPLPMPEYLNVNYICESASRLLFLSMHWARSIPAFQALGGLDNDINLMKACWNELFALGLAQCANVMNVATILAAIINHLQTSLQEGTGEKLSPERVKLVMEHIWRMQEFCNSMAKLSPDSYEYAYLKAIVLFSPDHPGIDNTLQIERFQEKAYMELQDYVTRTYPEDSYRISKLLLRLPALRLMSAAVTEELFFAGLIGNVQIDSIIPYILKMESTDYNSQVATGV, translated from the exons ATGGACGGACAGACTCAGAGGATTCAGCTGGTGTCAGCTGATGGTGGCATGATGGGACACCGTATCCAG ATTGTGACAGACCAGTCCACGGGCCAGAAGATCCAGATCGTCACTGCATTGGAGCAGGGTTCTGGTGGGAAGCAGCAGTTTATCCTGGCTAACGCAGACTACTCCACGGCAGGCAAG TATTTCCAGTTTGTGACGGAAGGGTCAGACCAGGCCCTTTCCAAGCCCGTGGTGGAGTACTGTGTGGTGTGTGGAGACAAGGCCTCAG GTCGTCACTATGGGGCAGTGAGCTGTGAGGGCTGTAAGGGTTTCTTCAAGCGCAGCATCAGGAAGAACCTGGTTTATACATGCAGGGGGTCCGGAGAGTGTGTCATCAACAAGCACCACAGGAACCGCTGCCAGTACTGCAGACTTCAGCGCTGCATGATCCTGGGAATGAAACAGGACT ccgTTCAGTGTGAGAGGAAGCCGGTGGAGGTATCCAGAGAGAAGTCTATCAATTGTGCTGCGTCTACGGAGAAGATCTACATCAGGAAGAACCTGTGTAGTCCTCTGGCTGCCACGCCCACCTTCGTCACCGACAAGGAAACCGCCAGGTACTACAAGGAGACAGCCAG ATCAACTAGTTTGCTGGAGTCGAGCATGCTCCTCAACATCCAGCAGCCATTCCCCAAGCTGGAGAACACCATCCTGCTCCCGACATCCCCTGAATCG AATGACCCATGTCAGGGTGACCTGAGCACGCTGGCCAACGTGGTGACATCACTGGCTCACCTGAACAAGGCCCGGGAGATGAACGACATTACAGACGTCAATGACCTAATGGGTGTGGATGACACCCTTAGCAACGGAGACGGCTCAATGACGGATCTCCAAGGAGACGAACAGACCGCCAGTGACATTACGCG AGCGTTTGACACCCTGGCTAAGGCCTTGAATCCTGGTGATGGCTCAGCGGGAGACTCTCTGGAGGCCACGTTGCAGTTGATGTCAGGGGACCAGTCGGGCCCTGTGGTGGAGCTGGAGGGGCCCCTTCTCTCAGACAGCCATGTCCCTTTCAAG TTGATGATGCCTTTGCCCATGCCTGAGTACCTAAACGTGAACTACATCTGTGAGTCGGCCTCAAGGCTCCTCTTCCTGTCCATGCACTGGGCGCGCTCCATACCTGCCTTCCAAGCCTTGGG TGGTCTCGATAATGACATTAACCTGATGAAGGCTTGTTGGAACGAGCTGTTTGCTCTGGGCCTGGCTCAGTGCGCCAACGTTATGAATGTCGCCACCATCCTGGCTGCCATCATCAACCACCTGCAAACCAGCCTACAAGAAGGTACAGGAG AGAAGCTGTCCCCAGAGCGAGTGAAGCTGGTGATGGAACACATCTGGAGAATGCAGGAGTTCTGTAACAGCATGGCCAAACTGTCCCCTGACTCGTATGAATACGCCTACCTCAAAGCCATCGTCCTCTTTAGCCCTG ACCACCCAGGCATTGACAACACCTTACAGATCGAGCGGTTCCAGGAGAAGGCTTACATGGAGCTACAGGACTATGTTACCAGGACCTACCCAGAAGACTCCTATCG GATATCCAAGCTGCTGCTGCGTCTCCCAGCCCTGCGGCTGATGAGTGCAGCGGTGACAGAGGAGCTGTTCTTCGCTGGCCTCATCGGCAACGTGCAGATAGACAGCATCATCCCTTACATCCTCAAGATGGAGTCCACCGACTACAACAGCCAGGTGGCCACTGGAGTCTGA